Proteins from one Paraburkholderia acidisoli genomic window:
- a CDS encoding efflux transporter outer membrane subunit, whose protein sequence is MLAGCAVGPDYRRPAVETPSSYRYASPQAEAVDTSLDWWTQFNDPVLNDLIAKALAQNKDLAIAAARVEEYYGRYVVTRAGLFPQVGANFGASRSRGVPAPGYPPAVGNQVQLNGTVAWELDLFGRLRRLTEAARADYLGTQAAQQATRIAIIANVATSYLQLRDFDNQLLIAQATLESRKSAVDLFEERFGGGVVSKLQLSQAHSEYESAQASVFAIQQQIAQQEDALSLLLGQNPGPIPRGKSITQLSAPAIPAGLPSSLIERRPDILQAEQALVAANASIGAARAQYFPQISLTGLFGAASTALSGLWTGPARVWSFAGAISQPIFEGGAIAGSVHQAEAVQQEALFSYQQTIQQAFADVENALVGVARTRDQLDATTRQVAALGEYSSLSRDLYEGGYTSYLEVLDAERSLFAAQLQQSALQDQQLAQIVNLYKALGYGWTPAQGNAPPGTQPDPAQTPTAAGARPPQS, encoded by the coding sequence ATGCTCGCCGGCTGCGCGGTCGGCCCCGACTATCGTCGGCCCGCGGTTGAAACGCCCTCGTCGTATCGCTACGCCTCGCCGCAAGCCGAGGCCGTGGACACCTCGCTCGACTGGTGGACCCAGTTCAACGACCCCGTGCTGAACGATCTCATCGCGAAGGCGCTCGCGCAGAACAAGGATCTGGCGATCGCGGCGGCGCGCGTCGAGGAGTATTACGGGCGCTACGTGGTCACGCGGGCCGGTCTCTTTCCGCAGGTGGGCGCGAACTTCGGCGCGTCGCGCAGCCGCGGCGTGCCCGCGCCGGGTTATCCGCCCGCGGTCGGCAATCAGGTGCAGCTGAACGGCACGGTCGCGTGGGAACTCGACCTGTTTGGCCGCTTGCGCCGCTTGACGGAAGCCGCGCGCGCCGACTATCTGGGCACCCAGGCCGCGCAGCAGGCCACGCGCATCGCCATCATCGCGAACGTGGCCACTTCGTATCTGCAACTGCGCGATTTCGACAACCAGTTGCTGATCGCCCAGGCCACGCTCGAAAGCCGCAAGAGCGCCGTCGACCTGTTCGAGGAGCGCTTTGGCGGCGGCGTGGTGTCGAAGCTGCAACTGAGTCAGGCGCACTCGGAATACGAGTCGGCGCAGGCTTCGGTATTTGCGATCCAGCAGCAGATCGCGCAGCAGGAAGACGCGCTCTCATTGCTGCTCGGTCAGAATCCGGGGCCCATTCCGCGTGGCAAGTCGATCACCCAGTTGAGCGCGCCCGCGATTCCTGCCGGGCTGCCTTCGTCGCTGATCGAACGGCGCCCCGACATTCTTCAGGCCGAGCAGGCGCTGGTGGCGGCGAACGCGTCGATTGGCGCGGCGCGCGCGCAGTATTTCCCGCAGATCTCGCTTACGGGCCTGTTCGGCGCGGCGAGCACGGCGCTCTCCGGTTTGTGGACCGGCCCGGCGCGCGTCTGGTCGTTCGCGGGCGCGATCTCGCAGCCGATCTTCGAAGGCGGGGCGATCGCCGGTTCGGTGCATCAGGCCGAGGCGGTGCAGCAGGAGGCGCTGTTCAGCTATCAGCAGACCATCCAGCAGGCGTTCGCCGATGTCGAGAACGCGCTGGTGGGCGTGGCGCGCACGCGCGATCAACTCGATGCGACCACGCGCCAGGTGGCGGCGCTCGGCGAGTATTCGTCGCTGTCGCGCGATCTCTACGAGGGCGGCTACACGAGCTATCTCGAAGTGCTCGACGCCGAGCGCAGTCTGTTCGCGGCGCAGTTGCAGCAGTCGGCGTTGCAGGATCAGCAGCTCGCGCAGATCGTCAATCTGTACAAGGCGCTCGGTTATGGCTGGACGCCCGCGCAAGGCAACGCGCCGCCGGGCACCCAGCCCGATCCCGCGCAAACGCCCACGGCGGCCGGTGCCAGGCCGCCGCAATCGTAG